In Zunongwangia profunda SM-A87, the following proteins share a genomic window:
- a CDS encoding alpha-hydroxy acid oxidase encodes MAFPFNTEYPSIESLRERAQKRMPRFAFEYLDGGCNENINIKRNTDEIREIQLKPRYLKNYSNSKLETELFGIKYDAPFGISPIGLQGLMWPNAPEILAKASLKHNIPFILSTVTTTSIERASELTEGRAWFQLYHPTEDWLRDDILKRAEAAEVPVLVILCDVPTFGYRPKEIRNGLAMPPQMNFRNVLQVMGKPAWALQTLKHGAPNFATMKKYMDKGMSIKQLGAWMNATFSGRLNEEKIKPLRDLWKGKLVLKGVVSDEDVEEAIRLGFDGIIVSNHGGRQLDAGESTIKPLSNIAEKYKDRITVMMDSGIRSGPDIARVMSSGADFSFLGRSFMYGVGALGDQGGDHTIAMLKMQLQQVLEQVCCEKVTDLPKYLVKE; translated from the coding sequence ATGGCCTTTCCATTTAACACCGAATATCCATCTATAGAATCGCTTCGGGAGCGTGCCCAAAAGCGTATGCCGCGTTTTGCTTTTGAGTATTTAGACGGAGGCTGTAACGAAAATATCAACATAAAAAGAAATACTGATGAAATCAGGGAAATTCAGTTAAAACCCCGATACCTGAAAAATTACAGTAATTCAAAATTAGAAACCGAGTTATTCGGTATCAAATACGACGCGCCTTTTGGAATTTCCCCTATCGGCTTACAAGGCTTAATGTGGCCCAATGCGCCCGAAATTTTAGCAAAGGCCTCTTTAAAGCATAACATTCCGTTTATTTTAAGTACCGTCACTACTACTAGCATCGAGCGTGCCAGCGAGCTCACAGAAGGCCGTGCCTGGTTTCAGCTCTATCATCCTACCGAAGACTGGTTGCGTGACGATATTTTAAAACGCGCTGAAGCCGCTGAAGTACCGGTATTGGTGATTTTATGTGATGTGCCCACATTTGGCTACCGTCCAAAAGAAATTAGAAACGGCCTGGCAATGCCACCACAAATGAATTTTAGGAATGTATTGCAGGTGATGGGAAAACCAGCTTGGGCATTACAAACTCTAAAGCACGGTGCGCCCAACTTTGCCACGATGAAAAAATATATGGATAAGGGAATGAGCATTAAACAGCTCGGCGCCTGGATGAATGCCACTTTTTCTGGTCGGTTAAATGAAGAAAAAATTAAACCCTTACGTGATTTATGGAAAGGTAAACTGGTCTTAAAAGGTGTAGTTTCCGATGAAGATGTAGAGGAAGCCATCCGTTTAGGTTTTGACGGAATTATCGTTTCCAATCACGGCGGTCGTCAATTGGACGCTGGGGAATCGACCATTAAACCACTTTCAAATATCGCTGAAAAATATAAAGACCGCATTACGGTAATGATGGACAGTGGGATCCGTTCGGGTCCGGATATCGCGCGGGTAATGAGCAGTGGAGCCGATTTCAGCTTTCTTGGTCGTTCCTTTATGTACGGCGTGGGTGCTTTAGGCGATCAAGGCGGTGACCATACCATAGCAATGTTAAAAATGCAATTGCAACAAGTCTTAGAACAGGTTTGCTGTGAGAAAGTAACCGATTTACCGAAGTATTTGGTGAAAGAATAG
- a CDS encoding SDR family oxidoreductase: protein MSLFSLEGKTALVTGCKRGIGFAMAEALAEAGANILGVSASLELEGSKIEKRVKEIGKEFKAYQCDFSDRKALYAFIEKVKAENPQIDILVNNAGTILRAPAAEHSDEYWDKVIEVNQNAQFILTREIGKEMLKRGHGKVIFTASLLTFQGGITVPGYAASKGAIGQLTMAFSNEWASKGVQVNSIAPGYIATDNTQALRDNEERSEAILARIPAGRWGKPEDFKGPITFLASKASDYMTGSILTVDGGWMGR, encoded by the coding sequence CGAAGCTTTAGCCGAAGCCGGCGCTAATATTTTAGGCGTTTCAGCTTCCTTAGAATTAGAAGGTTCTAAAATCGAGAAGCGCGTTAAAGAAATAGGGAAGGAGTTTAAAGCCTACCAATGTGATTTTTCAGACCGTAAAGCATTGTATGCCTTTATCGAAAAAGTAAAAGCTGAAAATCCACAAATAGATATATTAGTCAATAATGCCGGAACCATTTTAAGAGCCCCGGCAGCCGAACATTCCGATGAATATTGGGATAAAGTAATTGAAGTCAACCAGAACGCACAGTTCATTTTAACCCGGGAAATCGGAAAAGAAATGTTGAAACGCGGACACGGAAAAGTAATTTTTACCGCTTCCTTACTAACCTTTCAGGGCGGGATTACCGTTCCCGGTTATGCCGCTTCCAAAGGCGCTATTGGCCAGTTAACGATGGCATTTTCAAATGAGTGGGCATCTAAAGGTGTTCAGGTGAATTCCATCGCGCCCGGTTATATTGCTACCGATAATACACAAGCTTTACGCGATAATGAAGAGCGTAGCGAAGCGATTTTAGCAAGAATCCCTGCAGGTCGTTGGGGAAAACCAGAAGACTTTAAAGGACCAATTACCTTTCTCGCTTCCAAAGCCAGTGATTATATGACCGGAAGCATCCTTACCGTCGATGGCGGTTGGATGGGACGTTAA
- the uxaC gene encoding glucuronate isomerase produces MSTKTFITDNFLLENKYAEELYHQYAKNQPIIDYHNHLTPAQIEADTQFENISRVWLNGDHYKWRAMRTLGVNEKYITGDASDQEKFEAWGKTVPHTLRNPLYHWTHLELKRYFGIDELLNENNASTIYKNVNAQLQQQENSCRGLLKQMNVETLCTTEDPTDDLKHHQSIKQQNIGIKVSTAFRPDKSILIDAEGYTDYLQELGKVAEVDIQSFQDLKDALQKRIEYFDENGCKLCDHGLNAMSFAEFTEAEINTIFKNKLSGKEISVTDAEKFKTAILLFLSESYHQFGWVQQFHLGALRNNNKRMLAQLGPDTGWDSIGDYSQAEKLSRFLNTLDGKDKLTKTILYNLNPADNEVFATMIGNFNDGSVKGKVQWGSGWWFLDQKDGMEKQMNALSNMGLISCFIGMLTDSRSFLSFPRHEYFRRVLCNLFGKEMDSSELPQDMDLVGSAIANICYGNAKDYFNF; encoded by the coding sequence ATGAGTACAAAGACATTTATAACAGATAATTTTTTGTTGGAAAATAAATATGCTGAAGAATTATACCATCAGTATGCCAAAAACCAACCGATTATCGATTATCATAACCACCTAACTCCCGCGCAAATTGAGGCCGATACACAATTTGAAAATATTTCTCGTGTTTGGCTTAACGGCGATCATTACAAGTGGCGTGCGATGCGAACCTTGGGGGTCAATGAAAAATACATTACCGGTGATGCCAGTGATCAAGAAAAATTTGAAGCCTGGGGGAAAACCGTTCCGCACACGCTTCGCAATCCATTGTATCATTGGACGCATTTAGAATTAAAACGTTATTTCGGGATTGATGAATTGCTGAATGAAAACAATGCTTCTACCATTTATAAAAACGTAAATGCACAATTGCAGCAACAAGAAAATTCGTGTAGAGGATTGTTAAAGCAGATGAATGTGGAAACGCTTTGTACTACTGAAGATCCTACAGACGATTTAAAACATCACCAAAGCATCAAGCAACAAAATATTGGCATTAAAGTAAGTACCGCTTTTCGTCCCGATAAATCCATCTTGATTGATGCAGAAGGCTACACCGATTATCTACAAGAATTAGGAAAAGTTGCTGAGGTTGATATTCAGAGTTTTCAAGATTTAAAAGATGCGTTACAGAAGCGTATCGAGTATTTTGATGAAAATGGCTGTAAATTGTGCGATCACGGATTAAACGCGATGTCTTTTGCTGAATTTACCGAAGCTGAAATCAATACGATTTTTAAAAACAAGCTTTCCGGAAAAGAGATTTCAGTCACAGATGCTGAAAAATTTAAAACTGCGATTTTACTGTTTTTAAGTGAAAGCTACCATCAATTTGGATGGGTGCAACAATTCCATTTAGGCGCGCTTCGGAATAACAACAAACGGATGTTAGCGCAACTCGGACCCGATACCGGTTGGGATTCGATAGGCGATTATAGTCAGGCCGAAAAATTGTCCCGATTTTTGAATACCTTAGATGGAAAAGATAAACTGACCAAAACTATTTTATATAATCTGAATCCTGCCGATAATGAAGTATTTGCCACCATGATTGGTAACTTTAACGATGGCAGCGTAAAAGGCAAAGTACAATGGGGCTCGGGTTGGTGGTTTTTGGACCAGAAGGACGGAATGGAAAAGCAAATGAATGCGCTTTCCAATATGGGCTTAATTAGCTGTTTTATTGGGATGTTAACCGATTCCAGAAGCTTCCTTTCGTTCCCAAGGCACGAATATTTTAGAAGGGTGTTGTGTAACCTCTTCGGAAAAGAAATGGATTCGAGTGAATTACCCCAGGATATGGATTTGGTAGGAAGTGCCATTGCCAATATTTGCTATGGAAATGCCAAGGATTATTTCAACTTTTAA
- a CDS encoding tagaturonate reductase, with protein MKILNRRNANITEPLPIKVVQFGEGNFLRGFVDFVIDKLNKEANFNAGVAVIQPLAVGLVELLNEQDGLYNLFMKGVKQGEEIQEQRTISCVQKGINPYKDYDEYLKLAEEESLEFIISNTTEAGIAYDESDTLEGTPHNSFPAKLTVLLYKRFQHFKGDKAKGLTIIPCELINYNADTLKKIILQYAELWELESDFVNWINNSNSFHNTLVDRIVPGYPKDDIESYQSKLELEDKLIVSAEVFLLWVIEGGEELKAKIPFDQIDENILVVEDMQPYRTRKVRILNGAHTTMVPFSLLFGNETVKETVDHEFTGAFVREAIFNEIIPTLSLPEEELKTFAEEVLDRFRNPFIKHQLASIALNSVSKFKVRVLPSLLAFQTKCNRLPLHLSFAFACLIRFYKGEWNNQNLPINDDESIVTELKRIWELHSYQEISEQALKKEKFWDQDLTQVPGLKDQVAMALELIETKGIEEGYKKFAGK; from the coding sequence ATGAAAATATTAAATAGACGAAACGCCAATATCACAGAGCCTTTACCTATAAAAGTGGTTCAGTTTGGCGAAGGAAACTTTTTAAGGGGCTTTGTCGATTTTGTGATTGATAAATTAAATAAAGAAGCCAATTTTAATGCCGGTGTTGCCGTCATTCAGCCTTTAGCTGTTGGATTAGTAGAACTACTGAATGAACAAGACGGGTTGTACAACCTTTTTATGAAAGGTGTAAAGCAAGGCGAAGAAATTCAGGAGCAGCGTACCATTTCCTGTGTTCAGAAAGGAATAAATCCCTATAAGGATTACGATGAATATTTAAAATTAGCCGAAGAAGAAAGCTTAGAATTTATTATTTCGAATACTACAGAAGCCGGAATCGCTTATGACGAGTCAGACACTTTAGAGGGAACGCCGCACAACAGTTTTCCGGCCAAATTAACTGTATTATTGTATAAAAGATTTCAACATTTTAAAGGAGATAAAGCAAAAGGATTAACGATCATTCCGTGTGAATTAATTAATTACAATGCCGATACTTTAAAGAAAATTATCCTTCAATATGCCGAGTTATGGGAGTTGGAATCCGATTTTGTAAATTGGATCAATAACAGCAACAGCTTTCATAACACGCTGGTAGATCGTATTGTTCCCGGTTATCCAAAAGATGATATCGAAAGTTACCAAAGCAAATTAGAATTAGAAGATAAATTGATTGTTTCCGCAGAAGTATTTTTACTGTGGGTGATTGAAGGCGGGGAAGAATTAAAAGCAAAAATTCCGTTCGATCAAATCGATGAAAACATTTTAGTGGTAGAAGATATGCAGCCTTACCGAACCCGAAAAGTTCGAATTTTAAATGGTGCACATACCACGATGGTTCCTTTTTCTTTACTCTTCGGAAATGAAACCGTTAAAGAAACGGTAGATCACGAATTTACCGGAGCTTTTGTAAGAGAAGCTATTTTCAATGAAATTATTCCCACACTTTCCTTACCTGAAGAAGAATTAAAAACATTCGCTGAAGAGGTCTTAGATCGATTTAGAAATCCGTTTATCAAACATCAATTGGCGAGTATCGCTTTAAATTCCGTTTCAAAATTTAAGGTCAGGGTGTTACCAAGTTTGTTAGCTTTCCAAACGAAATGTAATCGATTACCTTTACATTTAAGCTTTGCTTTTGCTTGTTTAATTCGGTTTTACAAAGGAGAATGGAACAATCAAAACCTTCCCATCAACGATGATGAAAGTATCGTGACCGAATTAAAACGGATTTGGGAGTTGCATAGTTATCAGGAAATAAGTGAGCAAGCACTGAAAAAAGAAAAATTCTGGGATCAGGATTTAACGCAAGTTCCGGGATTAAAAGATCAGGTAGCAATGGCGTTGGAATTGATTGAAACCAAAGGCATAGAAGAAGGTTATAAAAAGTTTGCAGGGAAGTAA
- a CDS encoding TRAP transporter substrate-binding protein, which translates to MISTKRKTAVSVLLAFTLVFSACKEERKNQVIRLGHGLDVTHPVHKAMKFMADRVEEKSKGQLKVVIYPSQQLGTERELVELLQIGSLGMTKVSTGVVENFAPELKVFGLPFLFKDREHRFKVLESKIGENLLEASVRNRLKGLTFYDAGSRSFYSTQALNSPADLKGQKIRVMESQTAINMVKYLGGSPTPVSWGELYTALQQGIVDGAENNLPSFYLSYHYEVCKHYMVDEHTALPDELLISTIVWDKLSKQEQKWLKEAAMESSEYEKKIWREAELHALEEIKKAGVKVTYPEKEQFREMVQPMYDEFKKDPQMKKTIEAIQAVK; encoded by the coding sequence ATGATTTCAACCAAAAGGAAAACAGCAGTAAGTGTTCTACTGGCTTTTACTTTGGTTTTTTCAGCTTGTAAAGAAGAAAGAAAAAACCAGGTCATTCGTCTGGGGCACGGCTTGGACGTCACCCATCCCGTACATAAAGCCATGAAATTTATGGCAGATCGAGTTGAAGAAAAGTCCAAAGGCCAATTAAAAGTTGTCATTTATCCAAGTCAGCAACTAGGCACCGAAAGGGAACTGGTAGAGCTTTTACAAATCGGTAGTTTAGGAATGACCAAAGTCTCAACCGGTGTCGTAGAAAATTTTGCTCCCGAATTAAAAGTGTTTGGCTTACCCTTTTTATTTAAAGACCGCGAACATCGGTTTAAAGTTTTAGAAAGTAAAATAGGTGAAAATTTATTAGAGGCCAGTGTGCGAAATCGTTTGAAAGGATTGACTTTTTACGATGCCGGAAGTAGAAGTTTTTACAGTACCCAAGCATTAAATTCCCCTGCAGATTTAAAAGGGCAGAAAATACGGGTAATGGAAAGCCAGACTGCCATTAATATGGTAAAATATTTGGGAGGTTCACCAACTCCCGTAAGTTGGGGAGAATTGTATACCGCATTACAACAGGGAATTGTAGATGGCGCTGAAAATAACCTGCCCAGTTTTTACCTGTCCTACCATTACGAAGTGTGTAAGCATTATATGGTCGATGAGCATACGGCGCTTCCGGATGAACTTTTAATAAGTACCATAGTTTGGGATAAACTTTCAAAACAAGAGCAAAAATGGTTAAAGGAAGCAGCGATGGAATCTTCAGAATATGAAAAAAAGATTTGGCGTGAAGCCGAATTGCATGCCTTAGAAGAAATAAAAAAGGCTGGCGTAAAAGTTACTTATCCAGAAAAAGAACAATTTAGGGAAATGGTTCAACCAATGTATGATGAATTTAAGAAAGACCCGCAGATGAAGAAAACCATTGAAGCCATTCAAGCTGTAAAATAA
- a CDS encoding TRAP transporter small permease, translated as MMKKILDKILGSILVFLMAFIVLAVLWQVFSRYVLQNPSSVTEEIARYLMIWIGILGAAYASGQQEHLAINILPPKLNERNRIRLRIGINILIILFAVSALIIGGGNLVYISYLLGQTSAALNLPLSVVYAVLPISGILIIVYKLNEVFKPKKYLL; from the coding sequence ATGATGAAAAAAATATTAGATAAAATATTGGGAAGCATATTGGTCTTTTTAATGGCTTTTATTGTACTTGCCGTTTTATGGCAGGTGTTTTCTCGATATGTGCTACAGAATCCAAGTTCCGTAACCGAGGAGATTGCCCGATATTTAATGATTTGGATCGGAATTTTAGGAGCCGCTTATGCTTCAGGACAACAAGAACATTTAGCCATTAATATACTTCCGCCTAAGTTAAATGAGCGCAATCGTATTCGCCTGCGAATAGGCATCAACATTCTAATTATTCTATTTGCGGTATCTGCGTTAATTATTGGTGGCGGTAATTTGGTGTACATCAGTTATTTGTTGGGGCAAACTTCCGCAGCCTTAAATTTACCCTTATCGGTAGTGTATGCAGTGTTGCCTATAAGTGGTATCCTGATTATTGTCTATAAATTGAATGAAGTGTTCAAGCCTAAAAAATACTTGCTATGA
- a CDS encoding TRAP transporter large permease yields MIAEILLLVISFLILLSIGVPVAWSIGISCLLTLAVSIDSLAAFTTMAQRMATGLDSFSLLAIPFFILAGQIMNQGGIAHRLINFAKALIGSMPGGLIYVNVIAAMLFGAISGSAVAAASAIGGILGPPMEKEKYSKEFGAAINVTASTTGLIIPPSNVLIVYSLASGGVSIASLFLAGYIPGILMGLALMLVAAVWIKKKKYPPGEKTSAKKIVTTFLDALPSLLLLVVVIGGIVSGIFTATEASGIAVLYTLILAIIYREINLNKLHKIFLSSVVTTSIVLLLIATSMGMSWVMSFENIPQTVSDALLGLSDNKYVILIIINLLLLFVGTFMDMTPAILIFTPIFLPIMKSLGVDPVHFGMIMVMNLCVGLCTPPVGSVLFIGVGVAKTTIQKVMKPLLPLYIAMAIILLLVTYLPQISLWLPGLFE; encoded by the coding sequence ATGATTGCAGAAATATTATTGTTGGTCATTTCGTTTTTAATCCTGTTAAGTATAGGGGTTCCTGTAGCCTGGTCTATTGGTATTTCCTGTTTATTAACTTTAGCCGTTTCTATAGATTCGCTTGCGGCATTTACTACAATGGCACAACGAATGGCAACGGGGCTGGACAGTTTTTCCTTATTGGCTATTCCGTTTTTTATTCTCGCAGGACAAATTATGAATCAGGGTGGGATTGCCCATCGGCTTATTAATTTTGCGAAAGCCCTTATTGGTTCGATGCCTGGCGGATTAATTTATGTAAACGTCATCGCAGCGATGCTTTTTGGAGCCATTTCAGGATCAGCAGTAGCAGCTGCTTCAGCCATTGGAGGAATCTTAGGGCCACCGATGGAAAAAGAAAAGTATTCCAAAGAATTTGGTGCTGCCATTAATGTAACTGCATCCACCACCGGATTGATTATTCCGCCTTCCAACGTATTAATTGTCTATTCATTGGCGAGTGGTGGAGTTTCGATTGCGAGTTTATTTTTAGCCGGTTATATTCCAGGAATTTTAATGGGATTAGCGCTAATGTTAGTCGCTGCCGTTTGGATTAAAAAGAAAAAATACCCACCGGGAGAAAAAACCAGTGCCAAGAAAATCGTCACTACCTTTTTAGATGCCTTACCCAGTTTGTTACTGTTGGTAGTTGTAATAGGCGGAATCGTTTCCGGGATTTTTACCGCGACAGAGGCTTCCGGAATTGCCGTTTTATACACTCTAATTCTGGCCATTATTTACAGGGAAATCAACTTAAATAAATTACACAAAATCTTTTTAAGTTCGGTAGTCACCACTTCAATTGTCTTATTATTAATCGCCACTTCCATGGGAATGTCCTGGGTGATGTCTTTTGAAAATATTCCGCAGACGGTAAGCGATGCCTTACTAGGTTTGAGTGATAATAAATATGTGATTCTTATCATCATTAATTTACTACTGCTTTTTGTAGGCACATTTATGGATATGACGCCGGCTATCTTAATTTTCACCCCTATTTTCTTACCTATTATGAAAAGTCTAGGGGTAGATCCGGTTCATTTCGGGATGATTATGGTCATGAATTTATGTGTAGGCTTATGTACCCCACCGGTAGGATCGGTATTATTTATTGGAGTAGGAGTGGCTAAAACCACTATTCAAAAAGTAATGAAACCCTTGCTGCCACTTTATATAGCCATGGCAATTATCCTGTTATTAGTTACTTATTTACCACAAATAAGCCTGTGGTTACCAGGTTTATTTGAATAA
- a CDS encoding bifunctional 4-hydroxy-2-oxoglutarate aldolase/2-dehydro-3-deoxy-phosphogluconate aldolase, translating to MAQYSRIAVAEQMKATGIVPVFYHADVQTCKDILKACYDGGARVFEFTNRGDFAHEVFAELVKYATKELPGMMLGVGSVIDAGTTALYLQLGANFIVSPLINAEMAKNCNRRKVAWMPGCGSVTEINYAEELGAEVVKIFPGSQVGGPSFVKAVKGPLPWSSIMPTGGVSPTEENLKEWFSAGVHCVGIGSKLFQKKEDGSFDLKKIEEKVQEALQIVESLKK from the coding sequence ATGGCACAATATTCAAGAATAGCAGTAGCAGAGCAAATGAAAGCAACCGGGATTGTTCCTGTGTTTTATCACGCCGATGTGCAAACCTGTAAAGATATTTTAAAAGCCTGCTATGACGGCGGCGCTCGTGTGTTCGAGTTTACCAATCGCGGGGATTTTGCCCACGAGGTATTCGCCGAGCTGGTGAAATACGCCACTAAAGAATTACCTGGAATGATGTTGGGCGTAGGTTCGGTGATCGATGCAGGAACTACCGCTTTATATCTTCAGTTGGGCGCAAACTTCATCGTTTCCCCATTAATCAATGCTGAAATGGCAAAAAACTGTAACCGTAGAAAAGTAGCCTGGATGCCGGGTTGTGGTTCGGTAACCGAAATTAATTATGCTGAAGAACTGGGCGCTGAAGTCGTTAAGATTTTTCCCGGTTCCCAAGTGGGCGGACCTTCATTTGTGAAAGCCGTAAAAGGCCCTTTACCCTGGTCTAGTATTATGCCTACCGGTGGTGTTTCTCCTACCGAAGAAAATTTAAAAGAATGGTTTTCGGCCGGAGTTCATTGCGTAGGTATTGGTTCTAAATTATTTCAGAAAAAAGAGGACGGTAGTTTCGATTTGAAGAAAATAGAGGAGAAGGTCCAGGAAGCCCTTCAAATTGTAGAAAGTTTAAAGAAATGA
- a CDS encoding sugar kinase, giving the protein MKNSKQHKKIVSFGEVLMRLSPAENRKLPQAKTMDFYFGGTEMNVAASLAYFGEKTQQVTNVSKDLVGDAAIAAMRQFGIDVSAVNKVDHPLGIYFLEVGSGLRASKIAYNRLHGSFANITPESVNWEEVLEGAGFLHWTGISPAISEGAYQTLKEGLQVAREKGIAVTADPAYRSNLWKYGKDGHEILKELVGMSTIFVGGVNEINEILKTDFDFSKEGFIEASKALLEACPSIEKVFDKIRDGVSASWQKIYGRAWTGSEYIETQQLEITNVVDRIGTGDAYAAGLIYGLIHFDDQQALNFANAACALKHTILGDANLVSPEEVLEVIEGSTGGRIKR; this is encoded by the coding sequence ATGAAAAACTCAAAACAACATAAAAAAATCGTTTCCTTCGGGGAAGTTCTAATGCGTTTATCGCCTGCAGAAAACAGGAAGCTTCCGCAGGCAAAAACAATGGATTTTTACTTTGGGGGCACCGAGATGAACGTCGCGGCTTCCTTAGCCTATTTTGGCGAGAAAACCCAACAAGTAACCAATGTCTCTAAGGATTTGGTAGGCGATGCTGCTATTGCAGCGATGCGCCAGTTTGGGATCGATGTCTCCGCCGTCAATAAAGTAGATCATCCATTGGGAATTTACTTTTTAGAAGTCGGTTCAGGATTACGTGCTAGTAAAATTGCCTATAATCGTTTACACGGAAGTTTTGCCAATATCACTCCCGAAAGTGTTAATTGGGAAGAAGTGCTAGAAGGTGCCGGTTTTTTACATTGGACTGGAATTTCTCCAGCTATTTCAGAAGGCGCTTACCAAACCTTAAAAGAAGGTTTGCAGGTTGCTCGGGAAAAAGGAATTGCCGTAACCGCAGATCCTGCTTACCGAAGTAATCTTTGGAAATATGGAAAAGACGGTCACGAAATTTTAAAAGAACTGGTAGGGATGTCAACCATTTTTGTGGGTGGCGTTAATGAAATTAATGAGATTCTAAAAACCGATTTCGATTTTTCTAAAGAAGGTTTTATCGAGGCAAGCAAAGCTTTACTAGAAGCTTGTCCTTCTATCGAAAAAGTGTTTGATAAAATTCGCGATGGCGTGAGTGCTTCTTGGCAAAAAATCTATGGTCGTGCGTGGACGGGTAGCGAATATATTGAAACCCAACAATTAGAAATCACCAATGTAGTTGACCGGATTGGGACTGGAGATGCCTATGCCGCCGGACTTATTTATGGCTTAATTCATTTTGACGATCAACAAGCCCTGAATTTCGCCAATGCCGCCTGTGCCTTAAAACACACCATTTTAGGTGATGCCAATCTGGTAAGCCCAGAAGAAGTGTTGGAAGTCATTGAAGGAAGCACCGGTGGGAGGATAAAAAGGTAG